A single Elephas maximus indicus isolate mEleMax1 chromosome 2, mEleMax1 primary haplotype, whole genome shotgun sequence DNA region contains:
- the LOC126068512 gene encoding olfactory receptor 2G3-like has protein sequence MEAVHKIAVMEGENMSFPNAFVLLGFSDHPWLEMPLFGVVLVSYILTLMGNSSIILLTLLDPRLQTPMYFFLDNLSVLDLCVTTTIVPQLLVNLWGTKKVIVYWSCFTQAYLIHWTGCTECTLLAAMAFDRYVAICRPLQYSVIMHPQMCVQLAVAAWSSGLANTLLQATLTLQLHRCGHHTIDHFFCEVPVLIKLACEDTTANDLSLSMGAIPFALVAPFLVLVSYAFIARAVLKLSSAEGRRKAFSTCSSHMVVVTMYYGPATYLYLQPPAKSTQAKFMSFIYCIIPPLLNPLIYTLRNKDVKRALKRILQFHEGIKS, from the exons ATGGAAG CTGTACATAAGATAGCAGTCATGGAAGGAGAAAATATGAGTTTCCCAAATGCGTTTGTCTTGTTGGGCTTCTCAGATCATCCTTGGCTAGAGATGCCCCTCTTTGGAGTGGTCTTAGTCTCCTACATTCTGACTCTGATGGGAAACAGCTCCATCATCCTTCTCACCCTGCTGGATCCTAGACTTCAGACTCctatgtacttcttcctagacaatcTCTCTGTGCTGGACCTCTGTGTCACCACCACCATTGTACCCCAGCTGCTGGTCAACCTCTGGGGAACAAAAAAGGTGATTGTGTACTGGAGCTGCTTCACACAGGCCTACCTCATCCACTGGACGGGATGCACTGAATGCACCCTGCTGGCAGCAATGGCCTTTGATCGCTACGTGGCTATCTGCCGGCCACTCCAGTACTCTGTCATCATGCATCCCCAGATGTGTGTGCAGCTGGCAGTTGCTGCCTGGTCCAGTGGCTTAGCAAATACTCTGCTCCAAGCCACCCTTACCCTTCAACTTCACCGCTGTGGTCACCACACCATAGACCACTTCTTCTGTGAGGTGCCTGTTCTGATCAAGCTAGCCTGTGAAGACACCACTGCTAATGACTTGTCTTTATCCATGGGAGCCATCCCCTTTGCACTGGTAGCTCCATTTCTTGTGCTAGTCTCCTATGCCTTCATTGCCAGGGCTGTGCTGAAGTTATCTTCAGCTGAAGGAAGGCGCAAGGCTTTCAGCACCTGCAGTTCCCACATGGTCGTAGTAACCATGTATTATGGGCCTGCCACCTACCTGTACCTCCAGCCACCAGCCAAGAGCACCCAggccaaattcatgtccttcatcTACTGTATTATCCCCCCACTGCTGAATCCACTTATCTACACCTTAAGAAACAAGGATGTGAAGAGGGCATTAAAGAGGATTCTACAATTCCACGAAGGGATAAAATCCTAA